A stretch of the Neptunomonas phycophila genome encodes the following:
- the pcaD gene encoding 3-oxoadipate enol-lactonase — MQTLSNNGDVLHYQLDGPSHLPLIVFSNSLGTDMRVWDPLLPYLKDQYRFLRYDKRGHGLSSCNNLPDTIDDHISDLIALLDSLHISQTILCGLSVGGLIAQGVAAKRPELVKHLILCDTAHKIGPAETWDARMETVTQHGIGHIADAVMERWFASNFRTEQEAEVVLWKNMLARTPVEGYTATCKAIRNADLTQSSSQLTQPTLCIVGDEDGATPPELVRSTAELIPGAQFEIIKNAGHLPCVEQPDALAKLIQGFLRNVSEPLTRFDAGMKVRRSVLGDAHVDRAESNKTTFDEPFQTFITEGAWGSVWSRPFLSKRDRSLITIALLAALGHDEELAMHVRATQNTGATLDEVRETLLHLGVYAGVPASNIAIRVAKQAYAEIGISIDGDKNS, encoded by the coding sequence ATGCAAACCCTGTCAAATAACGGAGACGTCCTACACTACCAATTGGACGGTCCCTCACATTTGCCACTTATCGTCTTTTCAAACTCATTGGGTACTGACATGCGCGTCTGGGACCCTTTGCTGCCTTACTTGAAAGACCAATACCGTTTTTTGCGCTATGACAAACGTGGACATGGCTTATCGTCTTGTAACAACTTGCCCGACACCATTGACGATCATATTAGCGATTTAATCGCTCTATTAGACTCTTTACATATCAGCCAAACCATTCTGTGCGGATTATCTGTAGGAGGACTTATCGCGCAGGGAGTAGCGGCTAAACGTCCGGAGCTGGTGAAACACCTTATTCTCTGTGATACCGCTCACAAAATTGGCCCGGCAGAAACCTGGGATGCCCGCATGGAAACAGTCACTCAACATGGAATAGGCCATATTGCTGATGCAGTGATGGAACGCTGGTTTGCCAGTAATTTCCGTACCGAGCAAGAAGCGGAAGTAGTTTTGTGGAAAAACATGCTGGCGCGCACTCCCGTAGAAGGCTACACCGCCACCTGTAAAGCCATTCGTAATGCAGATTTAACGCAAAGCAGTTCGCAATTAACACAACCTACACTGTGTATTGTGGGTGATGAAGATGGTGCAACACCACCCGAATTAGTGCGTTCAACAGCCGAACTCATTCCTGGTGCGCAGTTTGAAATCATTAAAAATGCAGGCCACCTGCCTTGTGTTGAGCAACCAGACGCTTTAGCTAAACTCATTCAAGGCTTTCTTCGTAATGTAAGTGAACCACTGACACGCTTCGATGCAGGTATGAAGGTACGCCGCTCGGTCCTTGGCGATGCTCATGTCGACCGTGCAGAAAGCAATAAAACAACATTCGACGAACCCTTTCAAACTTTCATAACAGAAGGCGCTTGGGGTTCCGTATGGAGCCGCCCGTTTCTCAGCAAACGGGATCGCAGTCTGATTACGATTGCACTATTAGCAGCGCTAGGTCATGACGAAGAGCTGGCAATGCACGTTAGAGCAACACAAAACACTGGCGCAACCCTCGATGAAGTACGCGAAACTTTATTACACCTTGGTGTATATGCGGGTGTTCCAGCATCAAACATCGCCATTCGTGTGGCAAAACAAGCCTACGCAGAGATAGGTATTTCCATTGATGGGGACAAGAACTCATGA
- a CDS encoding 3-keto-5-aminohexanoate cleavage protein, with translation MSSPCIISVAITGSLPQKQNNPAVPITPAEQIESTHEAYEAGATLVHLHVRNDDGTTSSDPERFALVQEGIRKHCPGMITQFSTGGRSGSGAERGGMLHLKPDMASLATGSVNFGSIVYANSPQLIDDLAQRMLDNDIKPEIEAFDLSMIFNTAKLVERGLLKSPVHLQFVTSIPNAIPADREVLEFMIKQFKRVCPDGTWTAAGIGKYQLILNQWALELGGHVRTGLEDNIRFDKDNLAKSNAQLVERLAGMVVDYGRTVATPAQARQILGLKPV, from the coding sequence ATGTCATCTCCCTGCATCATTAGCGTAGCTATTACGGGGTCTCTGCCTCAAAAGCAGAATAACCCAGCCGTTCCTATCACGCCGGCAGAACAAATTGAGTCAACGCACGAAGCTTACGAAGCAGGCGCGACCTTAGTGCACCTGCATGTCAGAAACGACGACGGAACGACGAGCTCAGACCCAGAACGTTTTGCTTTAGTGCAAGAAGGCATACGCAAACACTGCCCAGGAATGATCACTCAATTTTCTACGGGTGGCCGAAGTGGCTCTGGTGCAGAACGTGGTGGCATGTTACATCTCAAACCTGATATGGCTTCGCTTGCGACAGGTTCTGTCAACTTTGGGTCGATTGTTTATGCAAACTCTCCGCAGCTGATCGATGATCTTGCGCAACGTATGCTTGATAACGATATTAAACCAGAGATTGAAGCCTTTGATCTGTCGATGATTTTTAATACAGCCAAACTGGTAGAACGAGGCCTGCTCAAATCGCCTGTACACCTGCAGTTTGTGACCTCTATCCCAAACGCAATCCCAGCCGATCGCGAAGTACTAGAGTTCATGATCAAACAATTTAAGCGTGTATGCCCAGACGGCACATGGACGGCAGCAGGTATTGGAAAGTACCAGCTCATTCTAAACCAGTGGGCGCTTGAACTCGGTGGACATGTACGTACAGGTTTAGAAGATAACATCCGCTTCGACAAAGACAACCTCGCTAAAAGCAACGCACAATTAGTAGAGCGCTTAGCGGGTATGGTCGTTGATTATGGACGTACAGTGGCTACCCCGGCGCAAGCTCGCCAAATTTTGGGGCTAAAGCCCGTATAA
- a CDS encoding substrate-binding domain-containing protein, with protein MLRKQWQSAHHRLFSFILGWILLVVINPNVLAVNADDFKQLVTDDAHPVQFKQSSSVKIAVVYPGFQSSDYWQRSIRSLTGRLDAIELDYHLDVRFSAPAEGVDLQVRQIKSVLSKEPDYLILTINSLQQQRIVELLLEQDKPKIIVQNLTKPVEEWFDFQPFLYVGFDHAQGALELADYFKVRFPKGTPYGLLLWNKGVVSDQRGLTFERAVSGYHDLKASYFTNASREMAKAQALALITEYPEIKYIYACTTDVALGAVDALHELGREDIVINGWGGGLAEIEAFERGDLDVLLMRMNDQNGVAIAEAISLDRQKKEVPLVFSGDFSVLHNNSTPEILRTLISKAFIYSGP; from the coding sequence ATGTTAAGAAAGCAGTGGCAGTCGGCTCATCATCGGCTCTTCTCTTTTATATTAGGCTGGATATTACTGGTTGTTATTAACCCGAATGTCTTGGCTGTTAATGCTGATGACTTTAAACAATTAGTCACTGATGACGCGCACCCTGTCCAGTTTAAACAGAGCTCGTCCGTTAAAATTGCGGTTGTGTATCCGGGTTTTCAGTCGTCTGATTATTGGCAGCGCAGCATTCGCTCTTTGACGGGGCGGTTAGATGCCATTGAGTTGGATTATCATCTGGATGTTCGTTTTTCGGCTCCAGCGGAAGGTGTAGATTTGCAGGTAAGGCAGATAAAGTCCGTTTTATCTAAGGAGCCTGATTATCTAATTTTGACAATTAACTCACTGCAACAACAACGCATCGTAGAGCTGTTGTTAGAACAGGATAAGCCTAAAATAATAGTTCAAAATTTAACCAAGCCTGTGGAGGAGTGGTTTGATTTTCAGCCGTTTTTATATGTGGGTTTTGATCATGCTCAAGGTGCTTTGGAGCTGGCGGATTACTTTAAAGTTCGCTTCCCTAAAGGTACGCCCTATGGTTTGCTCTTATGGAACAAAGGAGTGGTAAGTGACCAACGTGGTTTGACTTTTGAGCGTGCTGTAAGTGGCTATCATGATTTAAAGGCAAGTTACTTTACTAACGCTAGCCGAGAAATGGCAAAAGCTCAGGCACTCGCTCTTATAACGGAGTACCCCGAAATTAAATATATTTATGCGTGTACCACCGATGTGGCTTTAGGAGCAGTGGATGCTTTACATGAATTAGGGCGTGAAGACATTGTCATCAATGGTTGGGGAGGAGGGTTAGCCGAAATAGAAGCGTTTGAAAGAGGAGATTTAGACGTTTTATTGATGAGGATGAATGACCAAAATGGTGTGGCTATAGCCGAAGCTATCTCTCTGGATCGTCAGAAGAAAGAAGTTCCGTTGGTGTTCTCTGGCGATTTCTCGGTATTGCACAACAATTCAACTCCAGAAATACTAAGAACTCTTATATCAAAAGCATTTATCTACTCAGGGCCATGA
- a CDS encoding HDOD domain-containing protein, which produces MQKLSIQVLSNHKGSLIDNSGYSLNWEVLGQGHNLNFDEIACWRDSTLVQLDFDLVLVFDSTDQEAEQTQLFTEISNRYPTAVRALVCKEVDVLHLNDAGLVHFSLPEDDLTIALLALLPRVRMLQQLNLEKELRIQLCQLRHLPVLPEPYLRLMRLLRAKDVDISSIVRAVKRDQVLLGKVLHAANATTLALGHTVTDAHEAVVRLGLDRMYYLVIVVGVFVNLPKTSHFQRSLALSRAMDVAYWASKLGTDLDASRGSLDKCYLAGLLHNIGDLVIAQVEQDDMDLSSAFDFSYGDAAAPGAFWLALWGFDSQVVSAVAQQGSLKLVDLERHQVPSLLLLAKIFEEARRSGGLAEKLAQLQFSDPSLIDQLILIE; this is translated from the coding sequence ATGCAAAAGCTATCAATTCAGGTGCTGTCGAATCATAAAGGAAGCCTGATAGACAACAGTGGCTATTCGTTGAATTGGGAAGTGCTGGGTCAAGGGCACAATTTAAATTTTGATGAGATAGCCTGTTGGCGTGATTCCACTCTTGTTCAATTAGATTTTGATTTGGTTTTAGTGTTTGACAGTACAGACCAAGAAGCTGAGCAAACACAACTGTTTACTGAAATATCGAATCGCTACCCTACGGCAGTTAGAGCCTTGGTATGTAAAGAAGTGGATGTGCTGCATTTAAATGACGCGGGATTAGTCCATTTTAGTTTACCGGAAGACGACCTAACCATCGCCTTGCTAGCGTTGCTGCCGCGTGTACGAATGTTGCAACAACTTAACTTAGAGAAAGAGTTGCGCATCCAGCTTTGCCAACTTCGTCATCTGCCCGTCCTACCAGAGCCTTATTTACGATTAATGCGTCTTTTACGTGCTAAAGATGTCGATATTAGCTCGATAGTTAGAGCGGTTAAACGCGATCAAGTTCTTCTGGGAAAAGTTTTGCATGCTGCTAACGCAACGACGTTGGCTTTAGGGCATACCGTGACTGACGCTCATGAGGCGGTAGTGCGGCTGGGGCTTGACCGTATGTATTATTTGGTCATTGTTGTAGGTGTGTTTGTTAATCTTCCTAAAACCTCCCATTTTCAGCGTAGTTTGGCGTTATCAAGAGCGATGGATGTCGCTTATTGGGCCTCTAAATTGGGAACCGACCTTGATGCCTCTCGTGGCTCGCTTGATAAATGTTACCTTGCCGGTTTGTTGCATAACATTGGTGATCTAGTCATTGCTCAAGTTGAGCAAGATGATATGGATTTAAGCTCAGCATTTGACTTTTCATATGGGGATGCAGCCGCTCCGGGTGCTTTTTGGTTAGCCCTGTGGGGGTTTGACAGTCAAGTGGTGAGCGCTGTTGCCCAGCAAGGTAGCTTAAAATTAGTTGACCTTGAGCGTCATCAAGTACCGTCGTTACTATTACTTGCTAAAATTTTTGAGGAAGCACGTCGCTCTGGAGGCCTGGCAGAAAAGTTAGCGCAACTTCAATTTTCTGATCCTAGCCTTATTGATCAACTCATTCTTATTGAGTAG
- the pcaG gene encoding protocatechuate 3,4-dioxygenase subunit alpha has product MSMKQTPSQTVGPYFAYGLTAQQYHYNHTQVADAVMVTDTTEGERIRIKGRVFDGQGQVVNDAMIELWQANAAGRFNHPNDGRQDRKLDPAFSGFGRCGTGMTADHHFAFETIKPGSSEAGKAPYISVIVFMRGLPNHAYTRVYFSDEAAANASDSTLNKVEESRRPTLIAQRHETATGIEYHFDIHMQGDQETVFFNF; this is encoded by the coding sequence ATGTCTATGAAACAAACGCCTTCACAAACCGTTGGCCCTTACTTCGCCTATGGCTTAACTGCGCAGCAATATCACTATAACCATACTCAAGTTGCAGATGCCGTCATGGTAACGGATACAACTGAGGGTGAGCGCATCCGTATCAAAGGGCGAGTGTTCGACGGCCAAGGCCAAGTGGTCAATGACGCAATGATTGAACTCTGGCAAGCGAACGCCGCTGGTCGATTTAATCATCCTAATGATGGACGCCAAGACCGTAAACTTGATCCAGCTTTCTCTGGGTTTGGTCGCTGCGGTACAGGTATGACAGCCGATCACCACTTTGCGTTTGAAACCATTAAACCTGGGTCATCAGAAGCAGGTAAAGCACCTTATATCAGCGTGATCGTGTTTATGCGCGGCTTGCCTAACCATGCTTATACACGCGTTTACTTTAGCGATGAAGCTGCCGCTAATGCGAGCGATTCCACGCTAAATAAAGTTGAGGAAAGTCGTCGCCCTACGCTAATCGCACAACGTCACGAGACGGCGACAGGCATTGAATATCACTTCGATATTCATATGCAGGGCGATCAAGAAACTGTGTTCTTCAACTTCTGA
- a CDS encoding bifunctional sugar phosphate isomerase/epimerase/4-hydroxyphenylpyruvate dioxygenase family protein, with protein sequence MKKSIATVTLSGTLQQKLEAASAAGFDGVEIFENDLTQFAGSAADVRRMANDLDLEIIALQPFRDFEAMPEPYRTQNFYRAQKKFELMHELGTQRLLICSNVSPHVIDDKQRAAADLRELGELAKKEGFIIGYEALAWGRYVADYCDAWDIVKRADHSNVGIIIDPFHMFARGNTLDLLRDEIPIEKIALVQVADAPSLQMDVLSYSRHFRCFPGQGDLPVVELVQTLRDKGFDDYLSHEIFNDEFRSSSPLEKAIDGMRSLLWLEEQTAPKVEQVAPAVPAITDVEFIEFSVEGNSGEQLIAMLSALGFTETHKHRSKNVSLMRQGDINLVLNREPQSLAHQHYQKHGVSVCALAFTTDDLKGMLKRADFYRCPRFEGQSGPGELNIPAIRGIDDSLVYFVERRAGIRFFDIDFEPVADVEASAVGLKRIDHVGQTVSNTDFLSAAFFYKSLFDFDIEASTDLPDIYGLVVSRVAVSSDNRVRIPINMTEARNASAQRFLQHSKGSGVQQIAFSCEDIFAAAEHVGATHLLPIPENYYRDLDARFALDIGLLDQMKANHVLYDRNEDGEFFHFYTQTVHGVFFEVVQRIDDYNRYGEANAFIRLASQAVSSQELVTNK encoded by the coding sequence ATGAAAAAATCTATTGCTACCGTAACCCTTTCTGGAACATTGCAGCAAAAGCTTGAAGCTGCCTCCGCAGCCGGCTTTGATGGCGTTGAAATCTTCGAGAATGATTTAACCCAATTCGCCGGTTCTGCGGCAGATGTACGTAGGATGGCTAATGACCTAGACCTAGAGATCATAGCGCTGCAACCGTTTCGTGATTTTGAAGCGATGCCAGAGCCTTACCGTACACAGAATTTTTATCGTGCTCAGAAAAAGTTCGAATTGATGCACGAGTTGGGTACTCAGCGATTATTGATCTGCAGTAACGTTTCTCCTCACGTGATAGACGATAAGCAGCGGGCGGCGGCTGATTTGAGAGAGTTAGGCGAGTTGGCCAAAAAAGAAGGTTTCATCATTGGCTATGAAGCGCTGGCTTGGGGACGATATGTAGCTGACTACTGCGATGCGTGGGATATCGTTAAGCGTGCTGATCACAGTAATGTAGGGATCATTATTGATCCTTTCCATATGTTTGCACGTGGCAATACGCTAGATCTATTACGTGACGAAATTCCGATAGAAAAGATAGCGCTGGTACAAGTGGCTGATGCACCCAGTTTACAAATGGATGTACTTAGTTACAGCCGTCACTTTCGTTGCTTTCCCGGTCAAGGTGACTTGCCGGTTGTCGAGCTTGTGCAAACGTTACGAGATAAAGGCTTTGATGATTATTTGTCTCATGAAATTTTTAATGATGAGTTTCGTTCTTCTTCCCCTTTGGAGAAAGCAATAGATGGTATGCGCTCATTGCTTTGGTTGGAAGAGCAGACCGCCCCTAAAGTAGAGCAGGTAGCGCCTGCGGTGCCCGCTATTACAGATGTTGAATTTATTGAATTTTCTGTGGAAGGCAATAGTGGGGAACAGTTAATCGCTATGCTTTCGGCTTTGGGCTTTACCGAAACGCATAAGCATCGTTCCAAGAATGTTAGCTTGATGCGCCAGGGGGATATCAATCTTGTACTTAATCGAGAGCCGCAAAGTTTAGCGCATCAGCATTATCAAAAGCACGGTGTGTCCGTATGCGCTCTGGCGTTTACCACAGATGATTTAAAGGGCATGTTAAAGCGGGCTGACTTTTATCGCTGCCCTCGATTTGAAGGGCAGTCTGGCCCCGGCGAGCTAAATATACCTGCTATCCGAGGAATTGATGACAGCCTTGTTTATTTTGTTGAGCGCCGGGCCGGTATTCGTTTTTTTGATATCGACTTTGAACCTGTAGCTGATGTCGAGGCGTCAGCCGTTGGACTTAAGCGCATCGATCATGTGGGGCAGACGGTCTCTAATACAGATTTCCTTTCTGCGGCTTTCTTTTATAAATCTTTATTTGATTTTGATATTGAGGCGAGTACCGATTTGCCTGATATTTACGGGTTAGTTGTCAGTCGTGTTGCCGTAAGCTCGGATAATCGAGTGCGTATCCCCATCAATATGACAGAGGCTAGAAATGCATCTGCTCAACGTTTTTTACAGCATTCTAAGGGGTCGGGGGTCCAGCAAATAGCTTTCAGTTGCGAGGATATTTTTGCCGCTGCTGAGCATGTAGGAGCAACTCACTTGCTGCCTATTCCAGAGAACTATTATAGAGATTTAGACGCTCGTTTTGCCTTAGATATTGGGTTGCTAGATCAGATGAAAGCTAATCATGTGTTGTACGATCGCAATGAGGATGGTGAATTTTTCCATTTTTATACGCAAACTGTCCATGGCGTGTTTTTTGAAGTGGTGCAGCGCATTGATGACTATAATCGCTATGGAGAGGCAAACGCGTTTATACGTTTGGCTTCCCAAGCAGTCAGTAGCCAGGAATTAGTAACTAATAAGTAG
- a CDS encoding CoA-transferase subunit beta, with amino-acid sequence MSYTPTEMMTIAAARAIRNDDVCFVGIGMPSAACNLARLTHAPGVTLIYESGTIGTKPDVLPLSIGDGELCDTSVTTVSVPEMFRYWLQGGRISVGFLGAAQLDKFGNINTTVVGGDYHNPKVRLPGGGGAPEIATSCGEIFIVMKQTNRGFVENIDFITSLGHGKTGKEREELGVKTKGPSRLTTDLCIFETDPATKEFIVTSIHPGVTREQIQENTGWAVRFADQVIETPEPTAIELDALRALNERTAKAHAGK; translated from the coding sequence ATGAGTTACACTCCGACAGAAATGATGACCATTGCAGCAGCCCGCGCTATCCGAAATGACGACGTCTGCTTCGTGGGTATTGGCATGCCTTCAGCTGCCTGTAACCTAGCACGCTTAACACATGCACCCGGCGTCACGTTAATCTACGAATCAGGCACCATTGGTACAAAACCTGATGTATTACCACTATCTATCGGTGATGGTGAGCTATGCGACACTTCGGTAACGACCGTGTCTGTTCCAGAAATGTTCCGCTACTGGCTACAAGGTGGACGAATCTCAGTTGGCTTCCTAGGTGCTGCTCAACTGGATAAATTTGGCAACATCAACACCACTGTTGTTGGTGGAGACTACCACAACCCTAAGGTTCGCCTGCCTGGTGGCGGTGGAGCGCCTGAGATCGCTACTTCATGCGGTGAAATATTTATTGTCATGAAACAAACCAACCGTGGTTTTGTTGAAAACATCGACTTTATTACATCGCTTGGTCACGGCAAAACAGGCAAAGAGCGAGAAGAGCTCGGCGTTAAGACAAAAGGCCCTAGCCGATTAACAACGGATCTTTGTATTTTCGAAACAGACCCGGCCACTAAAGAGTTCATAGTGACGTCTATCCACCCCGGCGTAACACGTGAGCAAATCCAAGAGAATACAGGCTGGGCTGTTCGTTTTGCTGACCAAGTAATCGAAACACCGGAGCCCACTGCGATTGAACTTGACGCTCTACGCGCACTAAATGAACGTACGGCTAAAGCACACGCCGGAAAATAA
- the pcaQ gene encoding pca operon transcription factor PcaQ has translation MLENRIKYRHLQCFLEVTRQGSVGRAADVLALTQPAVSKKLKELEEMLGVRLLERNKKGVELTQFGEVFLKYAGASVAALREGTDSIAQAQQKGKTTLSVGVLPTVATSILPNAVQRFRESGIDATLNLVSGPNSLLVSQLRVGELDLVVGRLAEPEQMSGLSFQHLYSERVTFVVRPGHPLLSKPMLDVKDVSQYTVIYPPKASLIAPAVERFLLAQGFGALPDRIETISDSFGKEYIRQTDAIWVISRGVVAREIKDNIFIELPLDTKETLGPVGLTTRADTIPTPVMQMFMNAVRDTAEANPVN, from the coding sequence ATGCTTGAGAACCGAATTAAGTACAGGCACTTACAATGCTTTTTAGAAGTTACACGCCAAGGCAGCGTTGGCAGAGCGGCTGATGTTCTTGCTCTAACGCAACCTGCTGTATCCAAAAAGCTAAAAGAGCTTGAGGAAATGCTCGGTGTTCGATTGCTTGAGCGCAATAAGAAAGGAGTAGAGCTAACACAATTTGGAGAGGTTTTTCTCAAGTATGCAGGGGCTAGCGTTGCCGCATTACGTGAAGGGACCGACAGTATTGCTCAAGCGCAGCAAAAAGGGAAAACAACACTTAGTGTGGGTGTACTTCCTACCGTTGCCACCTCTATTTTACCCAATGCTGTACAGCGTTTTCGCGAAAGCGGTATTGATGCAACGCTCAATCTTGTCTCGGGGCCCAATTCATTATTAGTAAGCCAATTGCGCGTAGGTGAACTGGATCTAGTAGTAGGACGCCTAGCTGAACCAGAACAAATGTCAGGCCTATCTTTTCAGCACCTGTACTCTGAACGCGTAACGTTTGTGGTTCGCCCAGGCCATCCTTTGCTTAGCAAACCAATGTTAGACGTAAAAGACGTTAGCCAGTACACCGTCATTTACCCACCTAAAGCCTCACTGATTGCTCCTGCCGTTGAACGCTTTTTATTAGCTCAAGGCTTTGGCGCACTACCCGACCGCATCGAAACTATCTCAGACTCATTCGGTAAAGAGTACATCCGCCAAACTGATGCTATTTGGGTTATTTCGCGCGGCGTAGTGGCACGTGAAATCAAAGACAACATATTTATTGAGTTGCCTTTAGATACAAAAGAAACCTTAGGCCCAGTCGGACTAACGACACGTGCCGACACTATCCCGACCCCTGTAATGCAAATGTTTATGAATGCAGTGCGCGATACGGCAGAGGCAAATCCAGTTAACTAA
- the pcaH gene encoding protocatechuate 3,4-dioxygenase subunit beta — MSKVTPRDWDSHAAYISPEYKSSILRGVSKSLVEIDPELSELTGPAYGAEVIGELDHDLTKNGQVNGEPIGERIVVTGRVLDENGNPVANTLVEVWQANAGGRYIHKQDQHDAPLDPNFLGSGRCLTDAEGRYKFYTIKPGAYPWGNHANAWRPNHIHFSLFGGSIASRLVTQMYFPGDPLLDLDPIYQSVPAGARERMISEFSIDVTEEGFALGYIFDIVLRGVSATPMEA; from the coding sequence ATGAGTAAAGTGACACCTAGAGACTGGGATAGCCATGCGGCTTATATTAGTCCTGAATACAAATCCTCCATTTTACGTGGTGTATCAAAAAGCTTAGTTGAAATTGATCCGGAGCTATCGGAGCTAACAGGCCCCGCCTATGGTGCAGAAGTGATTGGCGAGCTTGATCACGACTTAACAAAGAATGGGCAAGTCAACGGCGAGCCTATTGGCGAACGTATCGTCGTGACCGGCCGCGTATTGGATGAGAACGGCAATCCTGTTGCCAACACTCTGGTCGAAGTGTGGCAAGCCAATGCAGGTGGACGTTATATCCATAAGCAAGATCAGCACGATGCACCGCTGGACCCTAACTTTTTAGGCTCTGGCCGCTGTTTGACTGACGCTGAGGGTCGATACAAGTTTTATACCATCAAGCCCGGCGCTTATCCTTGGGGCAACCACGCTAATGCGTGGCGCCCTAATCATATTCACTTCTCATTATTTGGTGGCAGCATCGCTTCACGCCTAGTCACGCAAATGTACTTTCCTGGCGATCCGCTGCTAGACCTTGACCCTATTTATCAATCGGTTCCCGCGGGTGCGCGTGAACGTATGATTAGCGAATTTTCTATCGATGTTACCGAAGAAGGTTTCGCACTAGGTTATATTTTTGACATCGTTCTACGTGGTGTTTCAGCAACGCCGATGGAGGCTTAA
- a CDS encoding CoA transferase subunit A, with amino-acid sequence MAKFVSLKEAIAENVFDGDVIAMEGFTHLIPHAAAHEVIRQNKKDLTLIRMTPDLIYDQLIGMGCAKKIIFSWGGNPGVGSLRRLRDAYEKSWPHKLEIEEHSHAAMANAYEAGAAGLPCAIFRGYLGAQLEEVNPNIKRVECPFTGEKLAAIPSIQPDVAIIHAQKANKNGDVLIEGIVGVQKEAILAAKRAIVTVEEIVDDFDDIHINACVLPSWTVKSIAVVQGGAHPSYAMGYYDRDNAFYKNWDPIASDRDAFLAWMKENVLEVGPEIFAQRVADKKKEK; translated from the coding sequence ATGGCAAAGTTTGTCTCCCTTAAAGAAGCAATCGCAGAAAACGTCTTTGACGGTGATGTGATCGCAATGGAAGGCTTTACCCATCTAATCCCTCATGCCGCCGCGCATGAAGTCATCCGTCAGAATAAAAAAGATCTTACTTTGATCCGCATGACTCCAGACCTCATCTATGATCAATTGATCGGTATGGGCTGCGCCAAAAAAATCATCTTCTCCTGGGGTGGAAACCCAGGTGTCGGCTCACTTCGTCGTTTGCGTGATGCTTATGAAAAAAGCTGGCCGCACAAACTTGAGATCGAAGAACATAGCCATGCAGCCATGGCAAATGCTTATGAAGCCGGTGCTGCAGGTTTACCGTGTGCTATTTTCCGTGGTTACCTTGGCGCGCAATTAGAAGAAGTAAACCCTAACATCAAACGCGTAGAGTGCCCGTTCACAGGTGAAAAACTGGCAGCTATTCCCTCTATCCAGCCAGATGTCGCTATCATCCACGCCCAAAAAGCTAACAAGAATGGTGATGTGTTAATTGAAGGTATTGTAGGGGTTCAAAAAGAAGCCATTCTCGCCGCCAAACGCGCCATAGTAACCGTTGAAGAGATAGTCGATGACTTTGACGACATCCACATTAATGCCTGCGTCCTACCTAGCTGGACGGTAAAGTCTATTGCCGTCGTCCAAGGCGGCGCTCATCCTTCCTATGCGATGGGCTATTACGACCGAGATAATGCTTTCTATAAAAACTGGGACCCTATCGCCTCTGATAGAGATGCATTCCTGGCGTGGATGAAAGAGAACGTATTAGAAGTAGGTCCCGAGATTTTTGCGCAACGTGTTGCCGATAAGAAAAAGGAGAAGTGA